A genomic region of Amphiura filiformis chromosome 6, Afil_fr2py, whole genome shotgun sequence contains the following coding sequences:
- the LOC140155269 gene encoding uncharacterized protein isoform X4: MGHAVISVVFMIGILTTLNLSICFGQIPPTTNAVNTEAASAIPNECSDGYIKCPETRQCIPPGWVCDEYDDCGDNWDELNCSTSIAYDNVTVPLCTRKHLCKSTGCSEDHQNALKLCHCDTACIFFDDCCIDYKDECSDQQSGKFQNMLDSRDLVIADRQCVTLNGNSYDSYWMVSKCNKDLGVVSKRCQEPVCNDTLSIVPVIDSFGITYRNVYCAVCHNVLTSELTAWEGTLDCEESSLDQNEIDGNFLCSACSLTLNPPATFLSSATAARKCEPQMLSGCVNVSDDALKGGCETYTAMINVNGEIYRNPHCFLCSINNDVKFDNESDVNCGGTSIPMYNVPLYGDSGGDTNYYSSVVLGAPAAEMPILNDPVYASDYEQFDNPIPPPQPVGVPLSIVLDFGSSRRDSSVKILRNTEIIKETIITCPEGEVYVEHRDGSWDCIPLTCAEGFKLQDGKCLPKVSNIPCGTNVLNSTVILTITLHTQLCKDSLYRNVSEKLLPHLVHTDLLENAIIADVSITCNKTLPNSIDISYTISGAADLFEMVQDQFKIETFNSLQSFLRIPSKISTIEITKSCLKSGFEYTCDTEWISENDHTISLQNGSYALFLNTSAEWITADGVVFRVRYQTHNVTNKFNKKFDVKICHMESYLNCPYVRMNLSSFENWNTSDGMIKYIPNGIILKPSEYFITSSDEALVCNFLNQSVVLNVTYTVSFFEYSNAQTVVSIIGSVLSLIAVILTFLTYAVFASLRNRASRLIMNLIIALFLGQFLLLFGGNKTENENACMIIAVLAHYTWLAAFAWMNALAFDLDRTFGNPDNLQKMSEGKKSMFLYMIYAWGSPFLIVIPCLALHFCQCTLVKFNYGSASACWISDGTANLLTFGVPAAIFLLFNAILFGHTVAGIRSAKRATARIRQDTSKLKRTTNELLIYIKIASLMGFTWIFGYVAAFTGVEALWYIYIILNSLQGVFIFISFMCNRRVGLLWSKKLKLSGLITAPKSSTSGATGGHRASSAPGTQMTGYYSSRQSVQQDGSDQPLKKEIHV; the protein is encoded by the exons ATGGGACATGCCGTTATCAGCGTGGTGTTTATGATCGGGATTTTGACCACGTTGAATTTGTCCATATGCTTTGGGCAAATACCACCAACAACAAATGCTGTCAACACAGAAG CAGCCTCTGCCATACCGAATGAATGTTCAGACGGGTATATTAAATGCCCCGAAACAAGACAGTGCATCCCTCCTGGCTGGGTTTGCGATGAATATGATGATTGTGGCGACAACTGGGATGAACTTAATTGTT CTACATCCATCGCATATGACAATGTAACTGTACCACTATGTACCAGAAAACACTTGTGCAAATCAACAGGATGTTCAGAAGACCACCAAAACGCCCTCAAATTATGTCACTGTGATACAGCTTGTATTTTCTTTGACGACTGTTGCATAGACTACAAAGATGAATGTTCAGATCAACAAAGCGGgaaatttcaaaatatgttagATTCACGTGATCTTGTCATCGCCGATCGGCAATGTGTGACTTTAAATGGGAATAGCTACGATAGCTATTGGATGGTTTCAAAATGCAATAAGGATCTTGGGGTTGTAAGTAAAAGATGTCAGGAACCAGTGTGTAACGATACTTTGTCTATTGTGCCAGTGATTGATTCGTTTGGAATTACGTACAGAAATGTCTATTGTGCTGTGTGTCACAATGTTCTTACATCGGAATTAACTGCCTGGGAAGGAACGTTAGATTGTGAAGAGTCTTCCCTTGACCAAAATGAAATTGATGGGAACTTCTTATGTAGTGCTTGTAGTTTGACTTTGAATCCTCCGGCAACGTTTTTATCGTCTGCCACAGCGGCAAGAAAATGTGAGCCACAAATGCTATCCGGATGTGTTAATGTATCTGATGATGCTCTGAAAGGAGGCTGCGAAACGTACACGGCTATGATTAATGTAAACGGTGAAATATATAGAAACCCTCATTGCTTTTTATGTAGTATCAATAACGATGTGAAATTTGATAATGAGTCCGATGTGAATTGTGGAGGCACAAGCATTCCAATGTATAATGTGCCGCTTTATGGTGATTCCGGGGGTGATACAAACTATTATTCATCCGTAGTATTAGGAGCACCAGCCGCCGAGATGCCTATTCTGAATGATCCAGTCTATGCATCAGACTATGAGCAATTTGATAACCCCATTCCACCTCCTCAGCCAGTCGGTGTCCCCCTGTCAATAGTTCTGGATTTTGGCTCCTCAAGAAGGGACAGTAGCGTCAAGATTTTACGCAATACTGAGATCATCAAAGAAACCATTATTACATGTCCTGAAGGCGAGGTGTATGTTGAACATCGAGATGGTAGTTGGGATTGCATACCGTTGACATGCGCTGAAGGATTCAAGCTCCAAGATGGTAAATGTTTACCAAAAGTGTCCAATATACCATGTGGAACTAATGTATTGAATAGTACCGTTATTTTAACGATAACATTGCACACGCAACTCTGTAAAGATAGTTTGTATAGAAATGTTAGCGAAAAATTATTGCCACACTTAGTACACACAGATCTGTTAGAAAATGCCATCATAGCAGATGTGTCCATAACATGCAATAAGACTTTGCCAAATTCGATTGATATTTCATACACAATAAGTGGTGCAGCAGATTTGTTTGAGATGGTTCAGGATCAATTCAAAATTGAAACATTTAATTCCTTGCAATCCTTTTTAAGAATCCCAAGTAAGATCAGTACAATTGAAATCACCAAAAGTTGTCTGAAATCGGGGTTTGAATACACGTGTGACACGGAGTGGATATCTGAAAATGATCATACAATTTCATTACAAAATGGTAGCTACGCTTTGTTTCTGAACACATCAGCAGAATGGATTACAGCCGATGGAGTTGTGTTTAGAGTACGGTATCAAACTCATAACGTAACTAACAAATTCAACAAGAAGTTTGATGTTAAAATTTGCCACATGGAAAGCTATCTCAACTGTCCATATGTACGAATGAATTTGTCCTCATTCGAAAATTGGAATACTTCCGATGGAATGATTAAGTATATCCCAAACGGTATTATTTTGAAACCGTCAGAGTACTTCATCACTTCAAGTGATGAAGCGTTAGTATGCAATTTCCTCAACCAAAGTGTGGTGCTGAATGTTACGTATACGGTATCGTTTTTTGAATACTCGAATGCGCAAACGGTCGTAAGCATAATCGGCAGTGTGTTGTCACTGATTGCCGTAATATTAACGTTTCTTACTTACGCCGTATTTGCTAGTCTTCGTAACCGTGCCAGCCGCCTCATCATGAACTTAATTATCGCTCTCTTTTTAGGTCAATTTTTACTTCTTTTTGGTGGCAACAAAACTGAGAACGAAAATGCTTGTATGATAATAGCTGTGTTGGCACATTACACATGGCTTGCAGCGTTTGCCTGGATGAATGCTTTAGCATTTGATTTAGACAGAACGTTTGGGAATCCGGACAATTTACAGAAAATGAGCGAAGGAAAGAAGTCTATGTTTTTGTACATGATATATGCATGGGGCTCACCTTTCCTAATTGTCATACCGTGTCTTGCTCTTCATTTTTGCCAATGTACCCTAGTGAAGTTCAATTACGGAAGCGCCAGTGCTTGTTGGATAAGCGATGGTACGGCAAACCTGCTGACATTTGGTGTTCCAGCTGCTATATTCTTGCTTTTTAATGCCATTCTATTTGGACACACCGTTGCTGGTATAAGATCTGCCAAAAGAGCAACTGCCAGGATTCGCCAGGATACGTCTAAATTGAAACGAACTACCAACGAACTTCTTATTTATATAAAG ATTGCCAGTCTTATGGGATTTACCTGGATATTTGGATATGTTGCCGCATTTACTGGCGTCGAGGCTCTATGGTACATATACATTATTCTCAATTCACTCCAAGGAGTGtttattttcatatcttttatgtGCAATCGTCGAGTAGGATTATTATGGAGTAAAAAACTGAAACTTTCTGGTCTGATCACAGCGCCAAAATCCTCTACAAGTGGCGCAACAGGTGGACATCGAGCTTCGTCTGCTCCTGGGACACAAATGACAGGGTATTATTCAAGTAGGCAATCTGTCCAACAAGATGGCAGTGATCAACCGTTGAAAAAAGAAATACATGTATAG
- the LOC140155269 gene encoding uncharacterized protein isoform X5: MGHAVISVVFMIGILTTLNLSICFGQIPPTTNAVNTEAASVASECSDGYIECPETSKCIPPGWVCDQYDDCGDNWDELNCSTSIAYDNVTVPLCTRKHLCKSTGCSEDHQNALKLCHCDTACIFFDDCCIDYKDECSDQQSGKFQNMLDSRDLVIADRQCVTLNGNSYDSYWMVSKCNKDLGVVSKRCQEPVCNDTLSIVPVIDSFGITYRNVYCAVCHNVLTSELTAWEGTLDCEESSLDQNEIDGNFLCSACSLTLNPPATFLSSATAARKCEPQMLSGCVNVSDDALKGGCETYTAMINVNGEIYRNPHCFLCSINNDVKFDNESDVNCGGTSIPMYNVPLYGDSGGDTNYYSSVVLGAPAAEMPILNDPVYASDYEQFDNPIPPPQPVGVPLSIVLDFGSSRRDSSVKILRNTEIIKETIITCPEGEVYVEHRDGSWDCIPLTCAEGFKLQDGKCLPKVSNIPCGTNVLNSTVILTITLHTQLCKDSLYRNVSEKLLPHLVHTDLLENAIIADVSITCNKTLPNSIDISYTISGAADLFEMVQDQFKIETFNSLQSFLRIPSKISTIEITKSCLKSGFEYTCDTEWISENDHTISLQNGSYALFLNTSAEWITADGVVFRVRYQTHNVTNKFNKKFDVKICHMESYLNCPYVRMNLSSFENWNTSDGMIKYIPNGIILKPSEYFITSSDEALVCNFLNQSVVLNVTYTVSFFEYSNAQTVVSIIGSVLSLIAVILTFLTYAVFASLRNRASRLIMNLIIALFLGQFLLLFGGNKTENENACMIIAVLAHYTWLAAFAWMNALAFDLDRTFGNPDNLQKMSEGKKSMFLYMIYAWGSPFLIVIPCLALHFCQCTLVKFNYGSASACWISDGTANLLTFGVPAAIFLLFNAILFGHTVAGIRSAKRATARIRQDTSKLKRTTNELLIYIKIASLMGFTWIFGYVAAFTGVEALWYIYIILNSLQGVFIFISFMCNRRVGLLWSKKLKLSGLITAPKSSTSGATGGHRASSAPGTQMTGYYSSRQSVQQDGSDQPLKKEIHV, translated from the exons ATGGGACATGCCGTTATCAGCGTGGTGTTTATGATCGGGATTTTGACCACGTTGAATTTGTCCATATGCTTTGGGCAAATACCACCAACAACAAATGCTGTCAACACAGAAG CAGCCTCTGTAGCAAGTGAATGTTCAGACGGGTATATTGAATGCCCCGAAACAAGCAAGTGCATCCCCCCTGGCTGGGTTTGCGATCAATATGATGATTGTGGCGACAACTGGGATGAACTTAACTGTT CTACATCCATCGCATATGACAATGTAACTGTACCACTATGTACCAGAAAACACTTGTGCAAATCAACAGGATGTTCAGAAGACCACCAAAACGCCCTCAAATTATGTCACTGTGATACAGCTTGTATTTTCTTTGACGACTGTTGCATAGACTACAAAGATGAATGTTCAGATCAACAAAGCGGgaaatttcaaaatatgttagATTCACGTGATCTTGTCATCGCCGATCGGCAATGTGTGACTTTAAATGGGAATAGCTACGATAGCTATTGGATGGTTTCAAAATGCAATAAGGATCTTGGGGTTGTAAGTAAAAGATGTCAGGAACCAGTGTGTAACGATACTTTGTCTATTGTGCCAGTGATTGATTCGTTTGGAATTACGTACAGAAATGTCTATTGTGCTGTGTGTCACAATGTTCTTACATCGGAATTAACTGCCTGGGAAGGAACGTTAGATTGTGAAGAGTCTTCCCTTGACCAAAATGAAATTGATGGGAACTTCTTATGTAGTGCTTGTAGTTTGACTTTGAATCCTCCGGCAACGTTTTTATCGTCTGCCACAGCGGCAAGAAAATGTGAGCCACAAATGCTATCCGGATGTGTTAATGTATCTGATGATGCTCTGAAAGGAGGCTGCGAAACGTACACGGCTATGATTAATGTAAACGGTGAAATATATAGAAACCCTCATTGCTTTTTATGTAGTATCAATAACGATGTGAAATTTGATAATGAGTCCGATGTGAATTGTGGAGGCACAAGCATTCCAATGTATAATGTGCCGCTTTATGGTGATTCCGGGGGTGATACAAACTATTATTCATCCGTAGTATTAGGAGCACCAGCCGCCGAGATGCCTATTCTGAATGATCCAGTCTATGCATCAGACTATGAGCAATTTGATAACCCCATTCCACCTCCTCAGCCAGTCGGTGTCCCCCTGTCAATAGTTCTGGATTTTGGCTCCTCAAGAAGGGACAGTAGCGTCAAGATTTTACGCAATACTGAGATCATCAAAGAAACCATTATTACATGTCCTGAAGGCGAGGTGTATGTTGAACATCGAGATGGTAGTTGGGATTGCATACCGTTGACATGCGCTGAAGGATTCAAGCTCCAAGATGGTAAATGTTTACCAAAAGTGTCCAATATACCATGTGGAACTAATGTATTGAATAGTACCGTTATTTTAACGATAACATTGCACACGCAACTCTGTAAAGATAGTTTGTATAGAAATGTTAGCGAAAAATTATTGCCACACTTAGTACACACAGATCTGTTAGAAAATGCCATCATAGCAGATGTGTCCATAACATGCAATAAGACTTTGCCAAATTCGATTGATATTTCATACACAATAAGTGGTGCAGCAGATTTGTTTGAGATGGTTCAGGATCAATTCAAAATTGAAACATTTAATTCCTTGCAATCCTTTTTAAGAATCCCAAGTAAGATCAGTACAATTGAAATCACCAAAAGTTGTCTGAAATCGGGGTTTGAATACACGTGTGACACGGAGTGGATATCTGAAAATGATCATACAATTTCATTACAAAATGGTAGCTACGCTTTGTTTCTGAACACATCAGCAGAATGGATTACAGCCGATGGAGTTGTGTTTAGAGTACGGTATCAAACTCATAACGTAACTAACAAATTCAACAAGAAGTTTGATGTTAAAATTTGCCACATGGAAAGCTATCTCAACTGTCCATATGTACGAATGAATTTGTCCTCATTCGAAAATTGGAATACTTCCGATGGAATGATTAAGTATATCCCAAACGGTATTATTTTGAAACCGTCAGAGTACTTCATCACTTCAAGTGATGAAGCGTTAGTATGCAATTTCCTCAACCAAAGTGTGGTGCTGAATGTTACGTATACGGTATCGTTTTTTGAATACTCGAATGCGCAAACGGTCGTAAGCATAATCGGCAGTGTGTTGTCACTGATTGCCGTAATATTAACGTTTCTTACTTACGCCGTATTTGCTAGTCTTCGTAACCGTGCCAGCCGCCTCATCATGAACTTAATTATCGCTCTCTTTTTAGGTCAATTTTTACTTCTTTTTGGTGGCAACAAAACTGAGAACGAAAATGCTTGTATGATAATAGCTGTGTTGGCACATTACACATGGCTTGCAGCGTTTGCCTGGATGAATGCTTTAGCATTTGATTTAGACAGAACGTTTGGGAATCCGGACAATTTACAGAAAATGAGCGAAGGAAAGAAGTCTATGTTTTTGTACATGATATATGCATGGGGCTCACCTTTCCTAATTGTCATACCGTGTCTTGCTCTTCATTTTTGCCAATGTACCCTAGTGAAGTTCAATTACGGAAGCGCCAGTGCTTGTTGGATAAGCGATGGTACGGCAAACCTGCTGACATTTGGTGTTCCAGCTGCTATATTCTTGCTTTTTAATGCCATTCTATTTGGACACACCGTTGCTGGTATAAGATCTGCCAAAAGAGCAACTGCCAGGATTCGCCAGGATACGTCTAAATTGAAACGAACTACCAACGAACTTCTTATTTATATAAAG ATTGCCAGTCTTATGGGATTTACCTGGATATTTGGATATGTTGCCGCATTTACTGGCGTCGAGGCTCTATGGTACATATACATTATTCTCAATTCACTCCAAGGAGTGtttattttcatatcttttatgtGCAATCGTCGAGTAGGATTATTATGGAGTAAAAAACTGAAACTTTCTGGTCTGATCACAGCGCCAAAATCCTCTACAAGTGGCGCAACAGGTGGACATCGAGCTTCGTCTGCTCCTGGGACACAAATGACAGGGTATTATTCAAGTAGGCAATCTGTCCAACAAGATGGCAGTGATCAACCGTTGAAAAAAGAAATACATGTATAG
- the LOC140155269 gene encoding uncharacterized protein isoform X3, producing the protein MGHAVISVVFMIGILTTLNLSICFGQIPPTTNAVNTEAASAIPNECSDGYIKCPETRQCIPPGWVCDEYDDCGDNWDELNCSSVASECSDGYIECPETSKCIPPGWVCDQYDDCGDNWDELNCSTSIAYDNVTVPLCTRKHLCKSTGCSEDHQNALKLCHCDTACIFFDDCCIDYKDECSDQQSGKFQNMLDSRDLVIADRQCVTLNGNSYDSYWMVSKCNKDLGVVSKRCQEPVCNDTLSIVPVIDSFGITYRNVYCAVCHNVLTSELTAWEGTLDCEESSLDQNEIDGNFLCSACSLTLNPPATFLSSATAARKCEPQMLSGCVNVSDDALKGGCETYTAMINVNGEIYRNPHCFLCSINNDVKFDNESDVNCGGTSIPMYNVPLYGDSGGDTNYYSSVVLGAPAAEMPILNDPVYASDYEQFDNPIPPPQPVGVPLSIVLDFGSSRRDSSVKILRNTEIIKETIITCPEGEVYVEHRDGSWDCIPLTCAEGFKLQDGKCLPKVSNIPCGTNVLNSTVILTITLHTQLCKDSLYRNVSEKLLPHLVHTDLLENAIIADVSITCNKTLPNSIDISYTISGAADLFEMVQDQFKIETFNSLQSFLRIPSKISTIEITKSCLKSGFEYTCDTEWISENDHTISLQNGSYALFLNTSAEWITADGVVFRVRYQTHNVTNKFNKKFDVKICHMESYLNCPYVRMNLSSFENWNTSDGMIKYIPNGIILKPSEYFITSSDEALVCNFLNQSVVLNVTYTVSFFEYSNAQTVVSIIGSVLSLIAVILTFLTYAVFASLRNRASRLIMNLIIALFLGQFLLLFGGNKTENENACMIIAVLAHYTWLAAFAWMNALAFDLDRTFGNPDNLQKMSEGKKSMFLYMIYAWGSPFLIVIPCLALHFCQCTLVKFNYGSASACWISDGTANLLTFGVPAAIFLLFNAILFGHTVAGIRSAKRATARIRQDTSKLKRTTNELLIYIKIASLMGFTWIFGYVAAFTGVEALWYIYIILNSLQGVFIFISFMCNRRVGLLWSKKLKLSGLITAPKSSTSGATGGHRASSAPGTQMTGYYSSRQSVQQDGSDQPLKKEIHV; encoded by the exons ATGGGACATGCCGTTATCAGCGTGGTGTTTATGATCGGGATTTTGACCACGTTGAATTTGTCCATATGCTTTGGGCAAATACCACCAACAACAAATGCTGTCAACACAGAAG CAGCCTCTGCCATACCGAATGAATGTTCAGACGGGTATATTAAATGCCCCGAAACAAGACAGTGCATCCCTCCTGGCTGGGTTTGCGATGAATATGATGATTGTGGCGACAACTGGGATGAACTTAATTGTT CCTCTGTAGCAAGTGAATGTTCAGACGGGTATATTGAATGCCCCGAAACAAGCAAGTGCATCCCCCCTGGCTGGGTTTGCGATCAATATGATGATTGTGGCGACAACTGGGATGAACTTAACTGTT CTACATCCATCGCATATGACAATGTAACTGTACCACTATGTACCAGAAAACACTTGTGCAAATCAACAGGATGTTCAGAAGACCACCAAAACGCCCTCAAATTATGTCACTGTGATACAGCTTGTATTTTCTTTGACGACTGTTGCATAGACTACAAAGATGAATGTTCAGATCAACAAAGCGGgaaatttcaaaatatgttagATTCACGTGATCTTGTCATCGCCGATCGGCAATGTGTGACTTTAAATGGGAATAGCTACGATAGCTATTGGATGGTTTCAAAATGCAATAAGGATCTTGGGGTTGTAAGTAAAAGATGTCAGGAACCAGTGTGTAACGATACTTTGTCTATTGTGCCAGTGATTGATTCGTTTGGAATTACGTACAGAAATGTCTATTGTGCTGTGTGTCACAATGTTCTTACATCGGAATTAACTGCCTGGGAAGGAACGTTAGATTGTGAAGAGTCTTCCCTTGACCAAAATGAAATTGATGGGAACTTCTTATGTAGTGCTTGTAGTTTGACTTTGAATCCTCCGGCAACGTTTTTATCGTCTGCCACAGCGGCAAGAAAATGTGAGCCACAAATGCTATCCGGATGTGTTAATGTATCTGATGATGCTCTGAAAGGAGGCTGCGAAACGTACACGGCTATGATTAATGTAAACGGTGAAATATATAGAAACCCTCATTGCTTTTTATGTAGTATCAATAACGATGTGAAATTTGATAATGAGTCCGATGTGAATTGTGGAGGCACAAGCATTCCAATGTATAATGTGCCGCTTTATGGTGATTCCGGGGGTGATACAAACTATTATTCATCCGTAGTATTAGGAGCACCAGCCGCCGAGATGCCTATTCTGAATGATCCAGTCTATGCATCAGACTATGAGCAATTTGATAACCCCATTCCACCTCCTCAGCCAGTCGGTGTCCCCCTGTCAATAGTTCTGGATTTTGGCTCCTCAAGAAGGGACAGTAGCGTCAAGATTTTACGCAATACTGAGATCATCAAAGAAACCATTATTACATGTCCTGAAGGCGAGGTGTATGTTGAACATCGAGATGGTAGTTGGGATTGCATACCGTTGACATGCGCTGAAGGATTCAAGCTCCAAGATGGTAAATGTTTACCAAAAGTGTCCAATATACCATGTGGAACTAATGTATTGAATAGTACCGTTATTTTAACGATAACATTGCACACGCAACTCTGTAAAGATAGTTTGTATAGAAATGTTAGCGAAAAATTATTGCCACACTTAGTACACACAGATCTGTTAGAAAATGCCATCATAGCAGATGTGTCCATAACATGCAATAAGACTTTGCCAAATTCGATTGATATTTCATACACAATAAGTGGTGCAGCAGATTTGTTTGAGATGGTTCAGGATCAATTCAAAATTGAAACATTTAATTCCTTGCAATCCTTTTTAAGAATCCCAAGTAAGATCAGTACAATTGAAATCACCAAAAGTTGTCTGAAATCGGGGTTTGAATACACGTGTGACACGGAGTGGATATCTGAAAATGATCATACAATTTCATTACAAAATGGTAGCTACGCTTTGTTTCTGAACACATCAGCAGAATGGATTACAGCCGATGGAGTTGTGTTTAGAGTACGGTATCAAACTCATAACGTAACTAACAAATTCAACAAGAAGTTTGATGTTAAAATTTGCCACATGGAAAGCTATCTCAACTGTCCATATGTACGAATGAATTTGTCCTCATTCGAAAATTGGAATACTTCCGATGGAATGATTAAGTATATCCCAAACGGTATTATTTTGAAACCGTCAGAGTACTTCATCACTTCAAGTGATGAAGCGTTAGTATGCAATTTCCTCAACCAAAGTGTGGTGCTGAATGTTACGTATACGGTATCGTTTTTTGAATACTCGAATGCGCAAACGGTCGTAAGCATAATCGGCAGTGTGTTGTCACTGATTGCCGTAATATTAACGTTTCTTACTTACGCCGTATTTGCTAGTCTTCGTAACCGTGCCAGCCGCCTCATCATGAACTTAATTATCGCTCTCTTTTTAGGTCAATTTTTACTTCTTTTTGGTGGCAACAAAACTGAGAACGAAAATGCTTGTATGATAATAGCTGTGTTGGCACATTACACATGGCTTGCAGCGTTTGCCTGGATGAATGCTTTAGCATTTGATTTAGACAGAACGTTTGGGAATCCGGACAATTTACAGAAAATGAGCGAAGGAAAGAAGTCTATGTTTTTGTACATGATATATGCATGGGGCTCACCTTTCCTAATTGTCATACCGTGTCTTGCTCTTCATTTTTGCCAATGTACCCTAGTGAAGTTCAATTACGGAAGCGCCAGTGCTTGTTGGATAAGCGATGGTACGGCAAACCTGCTGACATTTGGTGTTCCAGCTGCTATATTCTTGCTTTTTAATGCCATTCTATTTGGACACACCGTTGCTGGTATAAGATCTGCCAAAAGAGCAACTGCCAGGATTCGCCAGGATACGTCTAAATTGAAACGAACTACCAACGAACTTCTTATTTATATAAAG ATTGCCAGTCTTATGGGATTTACCTGGATATTTGGATATGTTGCCGCATTTACTGGCGTCGAGGCTCTATGGTACATATACATTATTCTCAATTCACTCCAAGGAGTGtttattttcatatcttttatgtGCAATCGTCGAGTAGGATTATTATGGAGTAAAAAACTGAAACTTTCTGGTCTGATCACAGCGCCAAAATCCTCTACAAGTGGCGCAACAGGTGGACATCGAGCTTCGTCTGCTCCTGGGACACAAATGACAGGGTATTATTCAAGTAGGCAATCTGTCCAACAAGATGGCAGTGATCAACCGTTGAAAAAAGAAATACATGTATAG